Within the Trichoderma breve strain T069 chromosome 3, whole genome shotgun sequence genome, the region ATGCTTTTCGTCTACTCTCTGGATTATGCCCGTACCCGTCTTGCCAACGATGCTAAGTCCGCCAAGAAGGGCGGTGAGCGCCAGTTCAACGGTCTTGTTGACGTCTACCGCAAGACCCTCGCCTCTGACGGTATTGCCGGTCTGTACCGTGGTTTCATGCCCTCCGTCGCTGGTATCATCGTCTACCGTGGTCTCTACTTTGGCATGTACGACTCCATCAAGCCTGTTCTCCTGGTCGGTTCCCTCGCCAACAACTTCCTTGCCTCTTTCGCTCTCGGTTGGTGCGTCACCACCGGTGCCGGTATCGCTGCTTACCCTCTTGACACTATCCGACGacgaatgatgatgacttctgGTGAGGCCGTCAAGTACAAGAACTCCTTCGATGCCGCCCGCCAGATCATTGCCAAGAACGGTGTCAAGTCTCTCTTCAACGGTGCTGGTGCCAACATTCTCCGTGGTGTTGCCGGTGCTGGTGTCCTGTCCATCTACGATCAGCTCCAGATCCTTCTCTTCGGAAAGGCCTTCTCCGGTGGCTCTGGTTAAATTGCTTTTTCTACGTTCTGTATAGACATTCTCCGGGCGTCTTAACGCGGAGATGGGGTTAATTGGCCAGGTGGGTGTAATGCGGCGTCCACTGGTTGATCAAAAAGGAGACCGGAATGGAAGGTATTGAGGGAAGTTGGGCCAGATATCCCGACCTGTGTAACAGTTGCTATTTGCGGGTTAGACTGGCATGGGCACGGCGTATTAGTCGATTTGGCTCTTGCCGTGCTTTCTAGGTCGCTGTAATTATACACCAATGCAAGTTCCCTTGATTTAGAGATTTAAACAACAACGCTCTGATTTGATACTCCAAGTGCAATCTGTACCGTGCCTCAAgtgcaatttttttttcttcgcgaTTGTTCTCAGCCTCGCGGCTGTTGTGTGCGTTGCTGACTAAGAAAACGTATCGCGCTTGCGATTGGGAAGGCAGCAAGCCCGAGCTCCAAGTACCTGCCTATAAACCACCTACATGTATTGCGTATCACCGTGAACATTACAACACAGCGCGCAATCTACTTCAGTCACTGCTGTCCAAACATAGCCCTTGTCTAGCTATGTATACAGACGCCGGAGAGCAATCGAACTGATCACAAAGGGCTCCAATGCCACCTAAACAATCTTCCACCGGGGCTAGTCGCGGCCGGCCAGCCAAGGCAAACAAAGCTCAACCGCCTGCTCGCGATGCTTCGGAGTCTAGTAACCCGTTCGAGTCCTCAGATGACCAGGCCACTGCGGCGAACCAAACAATAAACATagaggaagagcaagcagAGCCAGAAAAGTCAATCCCTAAAGCCCTGTTGACCCGGATTCTGCACGAGTATTTCGCCAAGGAGGCTACGAGATTGTCGAGAGACGCCAACACGGCGGTGGGCAAGTACGTTGATATCTTCGTTCGAGAGGCGATCGCAAGAGCAGCTGTCGAGAAGCCAGGCGGGTTTCTAGAGGTAAGATTATTGGTAGCATGGCATCCGTGTTGTCttttcttgagctgctcagaTGATGTTAACGGTTTCCTCGTAAAGGTCGAAGATCTAGAAAAGGTCACacctcagctgctgctagaTCTTTAGGGGCCACAGGGCTTTAATATGTCACGTCCAGCTGCCATTACTTGTATCTGGTCTGAAAGGGACTAACCATTTGCTACAACATCATCCGGTTGATCTAGTTGGAAGCTGATGCGCGTCCCGGGCCCCTGCTTTCGACCATCCCATGAGCTATTGAAAGGCTTCGCGGGTGTGTAGATTCGTCACCGTCTCCTCACAGTGACACAAATCTCAACCGAACAATGTCTCCGCAACAGTTTCATATTGCACGGAAGGCCAAAACAACGCCGGCCGGAtgcctccagctcttctcgaGAACCACGCGAAAGACGGCGTGCATGAAACGCATTGTTTCCGATGCGATGCTAGATTCACAATGCAAAATCATCCATGACCATGGTGGGAAAGGGATGAAAGTTTATTGGTCAGATTTACTATTACATCTGGCTGAGAGTGTCTGCGATTTATTTCGAAGAATTTGGTTGTACAAAGAgctgcttctcatcttcttgatggtcATTAAGAAAAACTCATCGCCAACTAGAAGTTTAATCAATCCGTCTCTGACACGGATTTTCTACGCATAAAAGTGCAATCAACACGAAATAGCATCATTTAAATCTACTGGACTCTTATCTTTTGCATTATTCATTTTGGTGCTGATAAATTTTACGGCGACGTTCCGACTCGAAGCGAGAAAACAATTGCCGCCTTTGGCCTTGGTCGTTTCTCAGAAGGCGGATCATGACTTGTCCGTTATTGCGGCTCAGGGCGTGCGCATGGCTGTCGGTTACTAGAGCGTTTCACTAACGTATTAATAGTCCGGCATTCTGCAAATATACGACAGGGGGGCTTGTGGCGTCTACGACTCTGCGTCTGCCCAATTGACAACGGCACTTTGACGCCATTGAGCCTTCAAAACCCCAGGCACGTTGTCAAAAGAACTGCTTCGACGCAATTGGAAACACCAAGCCCATCAAGACTAAATTTGCGTCGAGGCCATGCGGTCACTGCGTTTGCCTGCGCTGAAACCGACCACGTCTCGCGTGTGTCGGAGACGCTCGACTTGAAGCAGCTTCAACATCAGACCCCGGCCCCG harbors:
- a CDS encoding mitochondrial carrier protein domain-containing protein, coding for MSEKPQKVLGMPPFMADFLMGGVSAAVSKTAAAPIERVKLLIQNQDEMIKNGRLDRRYAGIGDCFKRTAADEGVMSLWRGNTANVIRYFPTQALNFAFRDKFKKMFGFKKERDGYGMWMLGNLASGGAAGATSMLFVYSLDYARTRLANDAKSAKKGGERQFNGLVDVYRKTLASDGIAGLYRGFMPSVAGIIVYRGLYFGMYDSIKPVLLVGSLANNFLASFALGWCVTTGAGIAAYPLDTIRRRMMMTSGEAVKYKNSFDAARQIIAKNGVKSLFNGAGANILRGVAGAGVLSIYDQLQILLFGKAFSGGSG
- a CDS encoding CENP-S associating centromere protein X domain-containing protein, translated to MPPKQSSTGASRGRPAKANKAQPPARDASESSNPFESSDDQATAANQTINIEEEQAEPEKSIPKALLTRILHEYFAKEATRLSRDANTAVGKYVDIFVREAIARAAVEKPGGFLEVEDLEKVTPQLLLDL